The following are encoded together in the Lactuca sativa cultivar Salinas chromosome 1, Lsat_Salinas_v11, whole genome shotgun sequence genome:
- the LOC111876179 gene encoding heat stress transcription factor B-4, giving the protein MAMMLDNSCDGGMLLSLDSHKAVPAPFLTKTYQLVDDPTTDHIVSWGEDDTTFVVWRPPEFARDLLPNYFKHNNFSSFVRQLNTYGFRKIVPDRWEFANEFFKKGEKHLLCEIHRRKTSQPQVTLNHHHHPHHFTGLGGGGGLQGGNGFFAYPTSTRSISPPDSDEHLYCDNSPPLSSPTTTATTTTAGMLGIFHNGNHSISSGRGGNSVTALSEDNERLRRSNNMLMSELAHMRKLYNDIIYFVQNHVKPVAPSNSYPSSLLVSSNHSNMNGQLLMQKQQQQASFMNVGNKSQPLHASTVNNVVVDDSVNVSRTKLFGVPLLSKKRLHPEYGSNNTMVETHKPRLVLENDDLGLNLMPPSPC; this is encoded by the exons ATGGCGATGATGTTAGATAACTCATGTGATGGAGGGATGCTGTTATCTTTAGACTCCCATAAAGCGGTTCCTGCTCCTTTTCTCACTAAGACATACCAACTGGTTGATGATCCGACGACCGACCATATCGTCTCGTGGGGTGAAGATGACACCACCTTCGTCGTCTGGCGCCCACCGGAATTTGCACGTGATCTACTTCCGAACTACTTCAAACACAACAACTTTTCGTCGTTTGTGCGCCAGCTTAACACCTAT GGTTTTAGGAAAATAGTACCGGATAGATGGGAGTTTGCGAACGAGTTCTTCAAGAAAGGAGAGAAGCATTTGCTGTGCGAGATCCACCGCCGGAAAACATCACAACCACAAGTCACActtaaccaccaccaccaccctcaTCACTTCACCGGCCTTGGCGGTGGCGGTGGTCTACAAGGCGGCAATGGGTTCTTTGCTTACCCAACGTCTACACGGAGTATCTCCCCACCAGACTCCGATGAGCATTTATACTGTGATAACTCACCACCTCTCTCTTcccccaccaccaccgccaccaccacaacAGCTGGTATGCTTGGGATCTTTCATAACGGTAACCACAGCATTAGCAGTGGTAGAGGAGGCAACTCCGTGACGGCGTTGTCGGAGGATAATGAACGGTTACGGCGAAGCAATAACATGTTGATGTCGGAGTTGGCGCATATGAGGAAGCTTTACAATGATATAATTTACTTCGTACAAAACCATGTGAAGCCGGTGGCTCCAAGTAACTCATACCCTTCATCACTTCTTGTATCTTCAAATCATTCAAACATGAATGGCCAATTACTAATGCAAAAACAACAGCAGCAAGCATCGTTTATGAATGTGGGTAATAAATCACAACCGCTTCATGCTTCGACAGTGAATAACGTTGTTGTGGATGATAGCGTTAACGTTAGTAGAACAAAGCTTTTTGGAGTTCCATTGTTGTCGAAGAAGAGATTGCATCCTGAGTATGGGAGTAATAATACAATGGTGGAGACTCATAAGCCAAGGTTGGTTCTCGAAAATGATGATTTAGGGTTAAATCTTATGCCTCCATCTCCCTGTTAA